From one Lotus japonicus ecotype B-129 chromosome 3, LjGifu_v1.2 genomic stretch:
- the LOC130748393 gene encoding linolenate hydroperoxide lyase, chloroplastic encodes MSLPPVPPPSSLVTPLASPPPAVELPLRQIPGSYGWPLLGPLSDRLDYFWFQKPDSFFKTRMEKYKSSVFRTNLPPSFPFFANVNPNMIAVLDCKSFSHLFDMDLVEKKDVLVGEFMPSLAFTGNVRVGVYHDVTEPHHSKVKSFSMDILKQGAGIWAPEVISNLDIMLDNMEAKLSESASPSYIFPLQQFLFTFLCKVLAGADTSHDPKIAESGFAMLNRWLAVQLLPTVSIGILQPLEEIFLHSFAYPFFLVSGDYNNIYNFVKQQGKEVIKRGVTEFGLSEEEAIHNLLFVLGFNAFGGFSVFLPSLINAIASDSTGLQEKLKKEVREKGGSTLGFSSVKEMDLVQSVVYETLRLNPPVPLQYARARKDFRLSSNDSAFQVKKGELLCGYQKLVMRDPAVFDEPDSFKPDRFTSEKGAQLLNYLYWSNGPQTGTPSVSNKQCAGKDIVTLTASLIVAHLFRRYDSIKGDASSITALQKAK; translated from the exons ATGTCACTACCACCTGTCCCGCCACCGTCATCGCTAGTAACTCCTCTAGCATCACCACCGCCAGCGGTGGAGCTTCCGTTACGTCAAATCCCGGGAAGCTACGGGTGGCCGCTGCTAGGTCCCTTATCAGACCGGCTGGACTATTTCTGGTTCCAGAAGCCAGACAGCTTCTTCAAGACGCGAAtggagaagtacaagagcagcgTTTTCCGTACCAACCTTCCTCCTTCGTTCCCTTTCTTCGCTAACGTGAATCCTAACATGATCGCAGTCCTCGACTGCAAATCGTTCTCGCACCTCTTTGACATGGACCTCGTTGAGAAGAAGGATGTTCTCGTCGGAGAATTTATGCCTAGCCTTGCCTTCACCGGAAATGTTAGGGTTGGTGTTTACCACGACGTTACTGAACCGCACCATTCTAAG GTAAAGAGCTTCAGCATGGACATCTTGAAGCAAGGTGCAGGCATATGGGCACCTGAGGTGATATCGAACCTGGACATAATGTTGGACAACATGGAAGCAAAGCTGTCCGAATCTGCATCCCCAAGCTACATCTTCCCTCTCCAGCAATTCCTCTTCACCTTCCTCTGCAAAGTCCTCGCCGGCGCTGACACTTCCCACGACCCCAAAATTGCTGAATCAGGCTTCGCCATGCTCAACCGCTGGCTTGCTGTCCAACTCCTCCCCACCGTCTCCATCGGCATCCTCCAACCCCTTGAAGAAATCTTCCTTCATTCCTTCGCCTACCCTTTCTTTCTTGTCAGTGGAGACTACAACAACATCTACAATTTCGTCAAACAACAAG GTAAGGAAGTGATAAAAAGGGGTGTAACAGAGTTTGGATTGAGTGAAGAAGAGGCCATTCATAACTTGCTTTTCGTGCTGGGCTTCAACGCGTTCGGCGGGTTTTCGGTTTTCCTTCCGAGCTTAATAAACGCCATAGCGAGCGACTCAACCGGGTTGCAAGAGAAGCTGAAGAAGGAAGTAAGGGAGAAGGGCGGTTCAACCCTCGGGTTCAGCTCAGTGAAAGAGATGGACCTGGTTCAGTCTGTGGTCTACGAGACACTGCGGCTGAACCCGCCGGTTCCGCTGCAGTACGCCCGGGCCAGGAAGGATTTCAGGCTCAGCTCGAATGACTCAGCCTTCCAGGTGAAGAAGGGCGAGTTGTTGTGTGGGTACCAGAAGCTGGTGATGAGGGACCCAGCCGTGTTCGATGAACCAGATAGTTTCAAACCGGACCGATTCACCTCAGAGAAAGGAGCACAGTTGTTGAACTACTTGTATTGGTCCAATGGCCCCCAAACCGGGACTCCTAGTGTCTCGAATAAACAGTGTGCGGGTAAGGATATTGTGACCCTCACCGCGTCGTTGATTGTGGCGCACTTGTTTCGCAGGTATGATTCTATCAAAGGGGATGCCAGTTCCATCACTGCCCTTCAAAAGGCCAAATGA